GCTTTGCCCAAAGCTCTTGGCTTGCGTATCTTCTAGTGTATTATTTAAAAGTCCTAGCCATTGAAGGGCATTGATTGATTTTAAGGTGGGCTTTGAATTTGGCAGAAATTGAGTGTCTGTAGTCAATATTTCCATTTTTAACCTCATTGAGAAATGGCACTGCTATAAAAAAGCACCCATTGGCTAAAAGTGCAGATTTTGTGCCACTTGGAGGGTTTCATAAGAATCGATATTCAAACGGTTTTTTTTCAGGGGATAGGCGAAGAGGGCCTCTTGCCCGGCAATTTTTGCATGGATGTCCTCATGTTTGATATGCTCTTAGCTTGGGAAGTTCTTCTGTATAGTCAATTTCGTATTGGATATTTCCACATTGATAAAAAATTTGGCTCTTACGTTCAAAATCAAATTTGGTTATTGCCCAAACTCTCACATAATTTTCAGCAGTTTTTTTATATAATTCCTCTGAGCAAATTTGGATTCTTGAATCTTAAAATTGTCGTAATTTTTACGGACGAAGCGTTCAAAACACTCAAATATTCTTTGAGAGTTCTCAGATAAATAGGGCATCAGTAATTTCTCAAATTGTTGCTGGCTTTTTTGTGTTGCGTCTTCGTAAGTTAAATAATTTGGTAGAGCTTCAGAAAAGATGGCTTCCTCGGTTTCCTGAGTACAAATGGCATTAAAATTCTTCAATTGCTTGCGAGACGTGGAGATTTCTTCTTGATGATCCTGGAGTATCGTATGAATACCTTTTATTTTTTGGTTCATCTCTTCAAAAGTAGAAAATTCCAAATGCTTAAACCCTGAAGTTTGCTCATCTTGAACAATAGAAGGAAAAGAGAGGTAAGGGTAGTTCATATTCAATACCTCCCCAAAAACAGGATTATTTTCATAATAGGAATAATTGAATGCAGGTATTAGATACAAGTAGTCGCCGGTTTTAATGAGCTCTTTTCTTTCTAGGGGTTTAATATATTTGTTTTGATAATATTGAGGAAAAAGTTCTGCCCACCCCTCGTCGCCAAACAGTTCTATTTTCCCGTCAAAATTGATATTTTCTAGTAGCTCATACTTCATAAGATTAACGATATTGTAATAAGCCTTGCTGAGGTTATAGGAGAGTTCCAGCTTTTGAATTGTTCCTCCATTGAATTCGAAGTGAAGTAAATAATAGAGGGCATGAAAGAGGAATTGAAAATCATATAAGAGGTTATTGCTGTTGCTATATTCTAGAAGGAGAAGAGCAGGTTTCAAATGTTGAATGACTTCTCGGATTCTGGAATGAGAAGTGAGAATAGCTTTAAAGTCAGGATTGAGCGAATGCATTTCGCTTTGCATGGGTTCTAGATGATTTAAAGAATGGTATCGAACAGGAATTTTAAAATAATCATCCCAAGGTTTATCGAGGTGAGGTAGACAGGAGAATCTTTTTGAATCTTCAATACCCAAAAAAAGTTTAGTATAATAGCCTCCGCCGAGGTTTTCATTATGGGTGTCACAATCCAAGACCGTATAATTTATTCCTGCCCATTTTAAGACGGCAGGAAGGTAGATTTTTTCTAATTTTAAATGATGAGAAATAAAAATGCTTGTTCTAAAATAAAGGTGCTTCACTCCATTTTTTCGAATAAAATCCAGTAATTGTTGAATGTTAAAGCAGTCAAATTCTTGGTTTCCCAAGTATTTCATGTCATGAAAAAAAGCCCTACCGCCGAATTTTTCCTGACATTTTTCAAATAATCTTGAAAGTTGTGAAGGGTCTCCATTGTTGATGAAGAGATGACCATTAAAGTTTTGATCGAGGGCTATCAAATTTTTCCATTTCTTTTTTTGAGCCTGGGTGACCAGAACAATGTCAGCAACAAACTTCCAAATTTTCTCAATATCGATAGAGGGGGGTACGTCTATATATTGTATAGTTTGGAAGACAATTCCAGCATCGGGTTCTGAATGGATAAATGTAGATTTCAAACAAGTGATCAGCCAAGCGCTAAGGATAGGATAAGTGACTTTCCCTTGATCCATTTGAAGAGAGTAGCTTTCAAGAGGCTGGTTTTGTGAAGAGACAGTGACTTCGAGCCCTTGAGTTGTCCCATTCACTAAAAGTTTGACGGATCTAGTTGCTATGTTATTCCTATCAAAATTTTGGACAGGTTTAGAGATGTGCATTTTTATACCCAAGTCGATTTGATGACATCCGGTTTTTGTTGAAAGATTTGCTCATTTTCGTTGTACAATCATCCACAGTTATTTTTACAGCTTACCGAGTTTTCATTAGCGTCATACTTGATATGTCTTTAGCCGTGGCAGCCCTTCTGTATAGTCAATTTCGTATTGAATATTTCTACATCGATAAGAAATTACACTCTTGCGGTCAAAATCAGATTTAATGATTCGGGTAGGCTGTAAGTTTTCTGCTGTGATGAAATCGTAGATTAGCCCCTTAAAGCTTGTTTTATCTCCCTGAAGTAGAGAACGGTAAGGAGTATTTTCTGGAGGATTGAGATAAGATTTCAGATTAAACCCAGCCACATTCATTTGTAAGATTAATTCTTCTTTTTCTGCCCGAGGGTGCCTTTCGTCGTTTATTTGTTGAGTCATAATAAACAGCGGACCAGACCCTTCTTGTTGCTGTTTCCACTGCGATAGCTGATCTTGACTATTTTGAGTACGAATCTGTAATCGACCTGGGGAAAGAAAAAAAGGATGATCGGCTTCCAATCTCCAGTAATTATCAATAAATGTAACAAATGAGATCCCACCCAGTTCTTTGTGATGGCCATTATCTTCTCGGAGCATCCACGGCAAATAAGGTTTCACCCAACCATATCCATTCACAATGAGCGAAAAAGTATTGGGGGCAAAGCGCGCGCATTGTGTTGCTAAATATCCACCATGACTTAGTCCTGCTGCACTCAAGCGAGACCAATCAATATTAGGATGGAGATCCATGGCGACTTTGACGGCCCAAAGGCAATCCAAGGTCTGCACTACTCCAAAATCATAATGATCATCTAGAAAACGTGCTGAGATGCAGGGAATAGGCCTTAAAGGAGAGTTTAATTTGAGAGGTAAGGATTTTAGTAGCTGGATTAAGACCTGCAGAGGATTCTTCTCTTTCAAAACATTTCGAGAAATAGGAGGCATGCCCTGTAATCTTAAATTATAGTTGGTTTCTTTGAGAGACCATTCATCCAATAGAATATGCGTGGGGTTTCCTGAACGAAGCAACTTGAGCCCCAAATATTCTACTGAAATGACTAGGGCATTCAGTTTTTGACTTACACTTTCATGCAAAGATTTTAGATAGGCAGATTGGCCCATCTCTCCATGGCCATGTAGGGCTAAGATGGGTATCGTGTTTTCATTCACCCCCTCTGATGGGGTACTTACATAAAATGTGAGAGGGGATCTCTTGAAGGCAGGGATTTCGGGAGGGTGTGGGGCTGAAATCTTGAATTCTGTCAAGTTTACTTTAGAGTTTGGGAGCGGAGTAGTTTTCATTTTTGTTCTCAGTTTCTGTTCCGAAAATTACGAAAAAAATTGTCACATATCGGGAATAGAAAGTTCTGAAATTAAAACCGCAGATTTTGTGCCACTTGGAGAGCTTCATAAGAATCGATATTCAAACGGTTTTTTTTCAGGGGATAGGCGAAGAGGGCCTCTTGCCCGGCAATTTTTGCATAGATATCTCGTGGGAGGTCACAGGGGAGCAAGTCTGGAATGTATGAAAAAAAATGGGTAGAAAGGATTTGTATTCCCCCATTGACGAATAATGGTCCCGGATTTTGCTGATAAATTTTTTCTGCAAAATGGGCTTCAGGGCGTTCGTAGAAAAACTCAATTTTGCCATCCAGATTTCTTTTTAC
The sequence above is drawn from the Deltaproteobacteria bacterium genome and encodes:
- a CDS encoding DUF2920 family protein, with the translated sequence MNENTIPILALHGHGEMGQSAYLKSLHESVSQKLNALVISVEYLGLKLLRSGNPTHILLDEWSLKETNYNLRLQGMPPISRNVLKEKNPLQVLIQLLKSLPLKLNSPLRPIPCISARFLDDHYDFGVVQTLDCLWAVKVAMDLHPNIDWSRLSAAGLSHGGYLATQCARFAPNTFSLIVNGYGWVKPYLPWMLREDNGHHKELGGISFVTFIDNYWRLEADHPFFLSPGRLQIRTQNSQDQLSQWKQQQEGSGPLFIMTQQINDERHPRAEKEELILQMNVAGFNLKSYLNPPENTPYRSLLQGDKTSFKGLIYDFITAENLQPTRIIKSDFDRKSVISYRCRNIQYEIDYTEGLPRLKTYQV